The sequence below is a genomic window from Ovis canadensis isolate MfBH-ARS-UI-01 breed Bighorn chromosome 1, ARS-UI_OviCan_v2, whole genome shotgun sequence.
accatctcatcctctgccaccctcttcttttaccttcaatctttcccagcattagggtctttatATGTATGGCTATAACTTATCATTTTTCTGGAGACAtttgaatataacaaaaattatTCTTGATAAAATTTCAGTCAGTCCATAATGGAAATACCACTTATTTCAGGCTGAGGTCAGTCACTTTCACAGGGTTCAGAATCAGAAGACCAGAATTCAAGTTCCAGTTCTAATATTTATTACACATTGGATATTTCTGAACTTCTTTTGTAACTCTACCTCAGAAGCTGTGAagattaaaatgtgaaaagaacaTCTATTTATTCTACCTATTTGTAAAGCAAAACCAATTCAAGTATATAGCAAAACTCATGGGTAGATTTATCACAGAATACATCCTGTCACAGAGGAAGTAACATTTTATCTAGGTTAAGACCAAAGAAGAAAGTTTTAGGTATGAAAGTTGATTTGCACAGGGCAAGAGAAAAAAGTTGATGGGACAGTTCATAAAAGGAATCTTCCCATTAGGATTCAGAATGGAAAGATAAAGCCTTACTTTGGAATGttagtggaaaatatttttatgaaggtGTTTCTGACCTAGTCATACAAGTGGTTTAGCTTTTCAGAGTGAGGCtgaatattaaaatgttataacAATACACTGGATAAAAAATTAATGCTATAAAACAACTTTTTGACTTTTAGAAAATTCAGTTCTGaatatgttttcagttttatagtTAATACTACTAGTTTATTCTAACCAGCAGTGATTTAAACTTTAAGAGGGGGGGAGGGAACTAATATGGGCATTCACCAAGTAAGATATATATTAACAACAAAATTATCTTAAAAGTCATctttctgcctgccaatgttaCTTTACAGCTTGTCTTAGCCTTGGCTTTTGTTCTTCTAAAAGGAAGGTCTAAGACAAAAGCTTGTGTCCAATAGTTTACTGGGGATGTGATTCCAGGGAACAGGAATGAAGGGGAAATGAAACAGATGGAAGGAAAGCCAATCAAGGAGGCAGTGAGTTGGAAACAACATAGCTCTAGGGCTTGATCTTGAGGGATCTGTGGAACCTTAGGAAATGTGCCTCTGAATTGTCTTTGAAGGGAGATTAACAAATTGTGTATGCCCAAATGCCAGGCAGTTCCTGTAGCTTGTCAGAGGCGAGAAGGCAAGGTGTAGTCATCCGGTCCTGCTTGAGACTCGTTATCATAGTAGTGGCTGCAGTAAGAGGCCAAGAAGATTTGAAATGACACATGAGAGGTCTACCACACTGCTCTTATAAATGACCAGAGTGTGTTAATGCCACCAGAAGGGATTAAATTGGTATTTACCATGATGATGCTAACAGTTATTTTCTAATCTAATTTACTGGGTAAGTTATGGTTTTGTAAATTTAagatttcacttttaaaacttaaaacatttgaatttgtttggaaaaaaaatagaattcttaTGTTCCTTATTTTTACCAACTTAGGGACACATGAAACTCTTTACTGTTTTTCCCAGAATTTTAAGGGGCAGATGGGAAAAGGAGATAAACATACTCCAAAGGAACATTAattaaatagggaaaaaaaatgctaGGCTTATAGTCTAATCCAGTTTCACCTCCTTAGACAATTCACTGAACCACTCTGTTGTATACAATGAAGGGTGATCTCCAAAGTCTCTTCCAGCTGTACAGGTTTATGATTATTGGACAGTAATACCACTTCAGATGGAGGAACTGAGCCCAGAGAAGCCTGCTGTTTGCACATGATTAGTGTCACATGCACACAGAAGCAAGACTGGGTCTTGAATCTTAGAAGCTGATGGCTATTTCTAGACTTGTCACGAAGGAGACTTCCTCGGTATTGTCCATGTTTTAAAGTACCAAGTAGCTGTACCACTTGGTAGGaaaccaggagaaatataaactaATAAAAAGTGACTAGAGATTGACTTAGCAAGGCTTCAGGAAAGAAGGGAGCTAAACCAGTGTTTATCTAACTGCATTCTGCACTACTTGCATCAAAATCACCTGAGCCccgtattaaaatgcagatttccgATCCTGTCCCCTAGCCATGATTATCAATCTCTGGAAGGGACTCAAAATCGGCATTTTAAACAACCCCACCAAGTGAGTCTCAAGACATCCctacagtttgagaaccactggtataGTAAGTAAGTggaaaatatacagaaaacagacgaggaaagaaaaaggccagataaagaacaaaaaggaaacttaaaaaatggTAGGATGACTGAGCAAGATGCAGGATATACTAGGGCATTGTataaattactatatataaacataaaacttGAAAGAAACCTCAAACTTCGcatcattatttgaaaatatgtagGATTTACCTTCTCAGAGCAATTGTATGAGCAACATACAAATATCAGGTGATAGCATCGGCACCAattataaatctatttttagCCTCTCTAGGCTGATTTTGTGGTTCCTTagctttttcatttaactttctcACCTAGTTCTACTTTGTGTATAACCGTAAGTCACTCTATatcctttctggaaaaaaaaaaatttatttggaatcAATCACTAGCACCCAAATCAAGCTCCCCTATAAACTTTTGGACAATTCCAAAAGCATTTTAATATGCCCTCCAATGAGATAAGGTTAACAAATGAAGTGAAATAATGGTTGTAACCATTGCCTGCTAACATACTTAGTAGCAAAACTGATGATCAGTTCTAACATACAGAACACAGACAGTACAGCTGTTAAAAGCTATAGACCTTGGTGTTCAGAAGAGCACTTAGCTACAGTGGAGCCATTAAGGTCAAAGTGACCTAGGTGATTCCTTGCTATACCCCACCCCTGCATCCCATTTACCTAAGGCACAATATAAGTTTTACAAACCTAATTACTCAGGTCTTAAGTAAAAAACTGACTAATAGTCAAATATTTGTCGATTAAATGACACAAAGCTATGGTAAGCGTTtattgaactaaaatgaactgctGTACAGTGTTGTCCTAAAGCAGCTCCTCTGAGTCCAAGTGGTACTTGCAGATCTTCCCACATCTCAGCTGTTCTACTTAAAGCAGCAAAACACTGGAGCAACTGGTTAACAGTTTCACATATGAGCCTCTAAACTCCcattaaagcaaaaatatcatCAATGTCGTCTGTCTCCTTAGTGGTTCCTGATGTATTATGTTTATTTCCTTGCATCACTGTCCAAGAACCcgcctcattttcattttctgtaagCTTTTCATGAGTTTGTGTCTCCTTAGTTTGTATGAAAGGATCTGAAACTCTCCTATTCAACACTTGCTTATTGTTAGGGTACACATCAGTCCTACAAACAGTAGAATCTGAGAGTCTCCCTTTAATGACATCCGTAGCACTCTGAGTCCCTCGAGGGGGCTGCTGGATTTCCTTTGAAAGAGTCGACTGcaactttctctctttccttcctttcagtgAAAATTTATTCTGTGATCTTCTTTGTCTCAGGTGATGCTTCGAAGTTTTCATACCTAAGCCATGAAGAAGGCAGTTGCAAATAGATGTTTTCATGCACTGTAGCTTCTTTGGCAAACTTTAAAGGACAGAAGAAATTAGACTGTTAAGATGCAGAAAAACATTCTCAGAAATTTCGTCTCCTTCTTAccaacttccaattaaaatatatgtccTATGCCTCTGTACAATTTCCAGAATCATaaggaaaaacacagaaataggAGCTTCATATCCAGTCTGTGTTTTCAGAGCACAACTTCCCTCTGATTTAGACTGTGGGCAAATGTGTCCCCATTACATTTCCACAGTAAAGTAGCTCCTTCAACTAGCAAGGCAGCTGAATGGTGAGATACTGCCATATTTCAGTGCCAGAGCTACTTCCTGATAATTGCTAATCTATTCATAATGTAATAGGAATGGAACTGGGGAAAAGATGAATTACAAATAGAAAAGTCACTAGGATGCATCTTCCCATTTCTAGAGTAATGACTTCATATTCAATATAATAACAGgaaatgaacaagaaaaaaaggaataaaagtgaAGAGGGAGTTTATGTAAAATGAGAAGACAGGGATGCCAGCACAGGCAAAATGACAGCATTCATATTATCTTCAAATCTGGGGATTCAGAACTCAAATGGCTGGTTGTGTTAGGTATTTAGGATATAGGATATACTGAGTAGGATATACTGCCACAAGGAACACTGGTACCCTGCTAACTGCCTCACTCTGATAGTCAGAATGCAAACAATTAGCCTGAGTCTGTGCCTCCTACtgtaccctcttcctttttaaacCAATATAGAACTTTGAGGAAGCCCATTTTAACGCAGTAAtccatgatctctgtttccaaacCATTCTGTCTTACTATAAGTGGTAATTTTTAAGTGAGGAGAGGGTAGGTGACTTCCCATCTGAAATGGAAATAGATGAAAAAGACCCAGAAGAATCAGAGGATCTGCACTGAGTTCAAGATCTCCAGCTCTAATTCCCTGAGTAAAATCCTCTTATTAACTCATCCATAAAATGTGAATACCACCACCTGTGTCAGTTATTGTGGACATTAAGTAAACTTAAAATGTAGCACAAATATAACATGTTACTGAAACATCAAAACAGGGCAGAATGAAAGAGCACTGCATTTTTGTGGGGTGCAGAATAATGGCTTCATCAAATAACCACCAGTTTGTTACCCTCTGGATTAACTTTTAATTAGCATCTCTGCCTCATCTACCCCTGAGTTTAAACAGAATCTTGAACAGAACAGCTCCATTTTAAATTGAGCTTCCACTCTAGAATATAATGTAAAAACCCTTAACTTCTCCCACAGCTTTTAGTCAAAACTTGGTATAAAACCTTCAgtatatatcatatttttttttactaaaacagGTATTGTTTTtccataaatttttaaagaaaatttaacaagTTGTGACCAAGTGACATCCATGGAAACCATTATAAAGCCCTGAATAGACACATGTCCATTAATATAGTAAGAAATTGTGGTGGATGCACAGAGTGTTTCTTGAAGGATACGCAAAAAGTGGTCAGTGATCGCCCCTGTCAAGGGGGAATGAGGACCTTTATGGCCGTTTGTGTCTCAAATTGTTACTACACGCGTCTATTATTTGTTCAATAAAAACATAAAGCCCTAAAATATCTAACTTCATTCAAGCAATATTGGCTCACAAAGATAACCATCCTTAAGCAGTGCTATGAATGTAGGCATCCCAAAAGGATGAAGCAATACATGGCGAGTCTAGCTCCTGTAAATGGAAACTACTCGACGCTGACTCGAGTCTGGTGTGTGGCCTTGTAGGAAGAAGCATCTTCTGCTCTCACACCCTCATCCCACTGAAGCTGCGGGCAGACTGGCCATCTCCTACCAGAGAGGCAGAACTCCATGAGGATTAAATCTGTCTTACACATAGTTGCATCTGCAGGTTAGCATACCACCGACACACCTGATACTTTTCGAATAAAAGGATGGAATGGTGAAGAGTAAATCCAATTGACCAAATTTACTTCCTCCCGATGATACATATAGTTAGCTCTGTCCAATAAAAGTAGCTAACAAAACTGCAATTTTAGTCCCCAGGGTACTGGACATTAAAAAGGCTGACTATATACTTTCGCCTTAAAAGATAACAGAAGAAGTAAAGGaatgtaatttttataatataccTACCTAGAGCCTTGAGCTTCCACATGTTTAAGCCGATTACTTTTAAGAAGTTTGTTACCCAGAAAGGTGGTCTGAACCTTCAGTTTTTTGCTTCTGCACCACAGAATTGCCATTTGGATTTCTTCAGAAAGTTGTGTGAAAGTCTCAGCCTCTCGGAATCTTTGCACAAGACTTTTTACACAGGGAGTTCCTATTGCTTTCTGAGAAGAATGTTTGGTTGCCTTTAGTTTGGATGGAGAACATTTAAACTCAAAGTTCTTCTCCTGAAATAtggaatgagaaaaatatattggATCTGTTACTGACATATAACAAGAGAGAGAAGTTGACTCACACACTATCAACATTTGaaaatgcatctttttaaaagaaggagaaaagtttTTTCCAGTTCCCCATgctttctgtttgtctttttaaatttttttgactgtgccacctggctttggggatcttagttcctcaaccctGGGAACAGACTGGTACCCCCCTTGCAGTGGAAATACAGTCCTAAtaactagactgccagggaattcctttccttaaaaaaatttttattcactGTTCCTAATACGATTTTTTCCCTTCTGTGCTACAACAGATCCCATCTATAGCTAAATTCAGTTGTACACAAGTAACAATATAAACATTTACAGACATATTTATTTAACCTGTGTTGCTGttgtgtttgtgaccccatggactacagcccaccgggctcctctgtccatgggatttcccaggcaagaataccgaagtggccatttccttctccggggatcttccggCAGATccatcctgcctctcctgcactggcaggtggattctcaaccactgagccaccagggaagcccatttaaccTACACATAAGAATAAAACTCCGCATAATTAAGTATTGGTCAAAGTCTATCTGGCGGGAGACAAAATCGCTGAAAGGCTCTTTTCCTCTAATACTGGACTACCACAGCTTGTTTTTCATCACCTCCTCAATGAAGGGTCATAAATGTTGTTGATAAATGTGGAAATGCAGATGACTGCTGAATGTATGCTAAAAATGCTTAACTGAGCAATATTTCCAATTCCAATTCAACCATCTTTTGATGTGGCACCTCTGTCTCTTCAACGTCACTTTTCTGCATGAAGTCAAGTGAATTTTATCAACTACTACTGTTTATTGAAATATGCCACCTACAAGGTCTGCTTCCATCTTGTGTTCAAAACTTCGTTTCTTGCAAATTTCTCATTCTCAAGAAGAACAAGTAATAGTAGTAGAAGGCAGAGACCCATCGATCTTTGTGTTGGTGATCCATAAAGGTTTGGCCTAAAAACACCCTAAGCATGTTGGTGctaaatgctaaaaataaaatagtgattGGTCATAAATAAGAGGGATGCTGGAACCAGCTCACATAGGAACAAGTGATGGACTGCAGAAAGTTTCAGGAGTCACAGAGAGCTGTAGTTATTAAGAGAGAGCTGATAAAACTATTTGGAGACTGGTGTAATGATAAACTGCAGGAgacagttaaggacagggaagcctggtgtgctgcaggcatggagttgcagaaagtcagacacaacttagtgactgaacaacaaataatattAAATGACAAAGACTAAAACCAAACTGcctggttcaaatcccagttctgcccCATATTTGCTATCTGGCCTAGACAAATTTCTTGTCCTTTCTTtgccttaattttctcatctgaaacatGGAAAGAACAGCACCTACCTCACAGGACTTTTGCAAGGATTATATGAGTTTACACATATAAAGAGTTCTGAACAATGCCCAGCAAAGAGTAAATGCAGTATAAGTATTATGGTGATGATGACATCTTCCTCCAGAACTTGTAAACTGGACAAAATATAAATGCAAGCTGGAATCCTTGTAAACCTTCAAGAAAGTactgacttgttagaaaagaaTTCTTGAATAGAATGGAAGAAATAGCCCATGaagaaaacaactttgaaaagagAGTAAAAGAACTTCTTATCCGTGTCAGATCCAGAACAAACCAAGTTTACAGACACTGGCTGAGGAGAGGTCAAACGCTGACAGCAGCTCTAACACtgacagaaagacagaaatagaagCCTCATGataaaagatgatgatgatgatgatagtgacGATGGAAGTACCTGACAACATCTAACATCAAGTAAGGGCTTACCACACTTGAGACTCTGTGCTGAATACTTTACATGTACTAAAACTGGCAGAGCCCTATGAAGTGTATACTGTTTCTAGAAAATGGAGGCATGGACAGGTCAAGAAACTTACATAAGGTCACAAACTACTACACACCAAAGCCAGGACACAAACCATCTGACTTCGAAGCCCATGTTCTTAAGCTGCAGTGTAATCCACTCCTATGGTGGATCCTAGGATCATTTTAAAATCCTAGCAAAACCCTTAGTAAAATGTTTCTGAAGGCATTCTATTAACCGAATTAACTAGATGCACTCAGATCCCTTGGAAATGCCTCTACTCATTCAGAAGCAGACTGAGACCAAGATGGCACTATGCCTAGAGCCGAGGATAAAACCAGAAGTGAGATTCAGCCTCTGGCCTTGGTAAGTGGCATCTACACTTAGCAGAAATCATAAGCTATTattaaaataagccagacaaaccTGAATAGCTTTTTGTTTCAGCTGTTTGCAGAAAGCTCTCACATCAAATTCTGATGACTTTTCTGTGGAGATAGAGTACAGATAAAACAATTAGGCATACTATTTTCAAAACAATAAATTCTTAAGTACATGACAACAAAGGGAGTTAAGCAAGCAAAGAACTATGAAGATACAATAGAAAGAAATAACATGCTCAAGCTTAGAAAACACACCTTATTAATATCACACGTCTCTAA
It includes:
- the NEPRO gene encoding nucleolus and neural progenitor protein isoform X3; amino-acid sequence: MNLEGSIQDLSESFSSNENQPINTKACVIPSQPVVELVLMKILGACKLLLRLLDCCCKTFLLTVKHLGLQEFIILNLVMVGLVSRLWVLYKDVLKKLVSLYEPLFGLLQEVSRIQPLPYFKGFTFPSDIVEFLGEPYFEVFKKKMPTAFVAKGVTKLLNKLFLTKEQSQRSGEETLLRISEKAKQMKINIPNNMDLGQPVKSKKILKEKSSEFDVRAFCKQLKQKAIQEKNFEFKCSPSKLKATKHSSQKAIGTPCVKSLVQRFREAETFTQLSEEIQMAILWCRSKKLKVQTTFLGNKLLKSNRLKHVEAQGSSLPKKLQCMKTSICNCLLHGLGMKTSKHHLRQRRSQNKFSLKGRKERKLQSTLSKEIQQPPRGTQSATDVIKGRLSDSTVCRTDVYPNNKQVLNRRVSDPFIQTKETQTHEKLTENENEAGSWTVMQGNKHNTSGTTKETDDIDDIFALMGV